The Paraburkholderia sp. ZP32-5 genome includes a window with the following:
- a CDS encoding CoA-acylating methylmalonate-semialdehyde dehydrogenase, whose protein sequence is MSETHQDDTVQNETARGATGARALSHFINGRAIEGTSNRFGDVFNPALGSVSTRVPLASVAEVDAAVAAARAAFPAWSETAPIKRARVLFKFKELLDRHHDELAELITREHGKVFSDAKGEVMRGIEVVEFACGIPNLLKTDFTDQIGGGIDNWNLRQPLGVVAGITPFNFPMMVPCWMFPVAIACGNTFVLKPSERDPSAANRLAELLKEAGLPDGVFNVVHGDKVAVDALLAHPDVSALSFVGSTPIAEYIYTEGTKHGKRVQALGGAKNHLVVMPDADLDQAVDALIGAAYGSAGERCMAISVAVAVGHIADELIERLTPRVKSLKILNGMEAAAEMGPLVTGAHRDKVVGYIDAGIEAGAKLVVDGRGHQVAGHEKGFFLGGTLFDDVSTDMKIYREEIFGPVLCVVRVPDFASAVELINRNQFANGVSLFTSDGGVARAFSRQIEIGMVGINVPIPVPMAWHSFGGWKKSLFGDHHAYGEEGVRFYTRYKSIMQRWPDSIAKGAEFTMPVAK, encoded by the coding sequence ATGAGCGAGACACATCAGGACGACACCGTGCAGAACGAAACCGCGCGCGGCGCGACGGGCGCGCGTGCGCTGAGTCATTTCATCAACGGTCGCGCGATCGAAGGCACGAGCAATCGTTTCGGCGACGTGTTCAATCCGGCGCTCGGCAGCGTCAGTACCCGCGTGCCGTTGGCGAGCGTCGCCGAAGTGGACGCCGCGGTCGCCGCCGCCAGAGCCGCCTTTCCCGCATGGAGCGAAACCGCGCCGATCAAACGGGCGCGCGTGCTGTTCAAGTTCAAGGAACTGCTCGACCGTCATCACGACGAACTCGCGGAGCTGATCACGCGCGAGCACGGCAAGGTGTTTTCCGATGCGAAGGGCGAGGTGATGCGCGGCATCGAAGTCGTCGAATTCGCGTGCGGCATTCCGAACCTGCTGAAGACCGATTTCACCGATCAGATCGGCGGCGGCATCGACAACTGGAATCTGCGTCAGCCGCTCGGCGTGGTCGCTGGTATCACGCCGTTCAATTTCCCGATGATGGTGCCGTGCTGGATGTTCCCGGTTGCGATCGCATGCGGCAACACGTTCGTGCTGAAGCCGTCCGAACGCGACCCGTCGGCGGCGAACCGGCTCGCCGAACTGCTGAAGGAAGCGGGTCTGCCGGACGGCGTGTTCAACGTCGTGCACGGCGACAAGGTCGCGGTCGATGCGCTGCTCGCGCATCCGGACGTCAGCGCGCTGTCGTTCGTCGGCTCGACGCCGATTGCCGAATACATCTATACGGAGGGCACCAAACACGGCAAGCGCGTGCAGGCGCTGGGCGGGGCGAAGAATCACCTCGTCGTGATGCCCGATGCCGATCTCGACCAGGCCGTCGATGCATTGATCGGCGCCGCCTACGGTTCGGCCGGCGAGCGCTGCATGGCGATTTCGGTCGCGGTCGCGGTCGGTCATATCGCCGATGAACTGATCGAGCGTCTGACGCCGCGCGTGAAGAGCCTGAAAATCCTGAACGGCATGGAAGCGGCGGCGGAAATGGGACCGCTCGTCACGGGCGCGCATCGCGACAAGGTGGTCGGCTATATCGATGCCGGTATCGAGGCGGGCGCGAAGCTCGTCGTCGATGGGCGCGGTCATCAGGTGGCCGGGCACGAGAAAGGCTTTTTCCTTGGCGGCACGCTGTTCGATGACGTATCGACCGATATGAAGATCTATCGCGAGGAGATTTTCGGGCCGGTGCTATGCGTGGTGCGCGTGCCGGATTTCGCGTCCGCGGTCGAGCTGATCAACAGGAATCAGTTTGCGAACGGCGTATCGCTGTTCACGTCCGATGGCGGCGTCGCGCGCGCGTTTTCGCGTCAGATCGAAATCGGCATGGTCGGCATCAATGTGCCGATTCCGGTGCCGATGGCATGGCATTCATTTGGCGGCTGGAAGAAGTCGCTATTCGGCGACCACCACGCGTACGGCGAAGAAGGCGTGCGCTTCTATACGCGCTACAAGAGCATCATGCAGCGCTGGCCGGACAGCATCGCGAAGGGCGCCGAATTCACGATGCCGGTCGCCAAATAA
- a CDS encoding NADH:flavin oxidoreductase/NADH oxidase — protein MSALFSPLTLRSVTLPNRIVVSPMCQYSAERGEATAWHMIHLGSLALSGAAMLFIEATAVEPDGRITPGDLGLWDDVTEAALVPVLAAIRKHSSIKVTMQLAHAGRKASSHVPWEGGQLIPVAQGGWLPHAPSALPHKDGEEPPLALDAAGLNRIRDAFAASARRAARLGIDALEVHAAHGYLLHQFLSPIANQRSDEYGGSLENRMRFPLEIVDIVRAAFPADKPVGVRVSATDWVEGGWTLEDTIAFAHELEKRGCDWIDVSSGGVSPLQRIPLEPGYQIPFAKAVKHATGLTTIGVGLITDPLHAEQLIEAGDADLIAIARGLLYNPRWPWHAAAQLGATVEAPPQYWRSQPRDQKALFGDISFGQR, from the coding sequence ATGAGCGCGCTTTTCTCCCCGCTCACGCTGCGTAGCGTGACGCTTCCCAACCGCATCGTCGTCTCCCCCATGTGCCAATACTCCGCCGAACGTGGCGAGGCGACCGCATGGCACATGATCCACCTCGGCAGTCTCGCGTTGTCCGGCGCGGCGATGCTGTTTATCGAGGCCACCGCGGTCGAGCCGGATGGCCGTATCACACCGGGTGATCTCGGCTTGTGGGACGACGTGACCGAAGCCGCGCTCGTGCCGGTGCTGGCGGCGATCCGCAAGCACTCGTCGATCAAGGTGACGATGCAGTTGGCGCACGCAGGCCGCAAGGCATCGAGCCATGTACCTTGGGAAGGCGGTCAGCTGATTCCGGTGGCGCAAGGCGGATGGTTGCCGCACGCACCGTCGGCATTGCCGCATAAGGATGGCGAGGAGCCGCCGCTCGCGCTCGATGCCGCCGGCCTGAACCGGATTCGCGATGCGTTCGCCGCGTCGGCGCGACGTGCCGCGCGTCTTGGTATCGATGCGCTCGAAGTGCACGCGGCGCACGGCTATCTGCTGCATCAGTTCCTGTCGCCGATCGCTAATCAGCGCAGTGATGAATACGGCGGCTCGCTCGAAAACCGCATGCGTTTTCCGCTCGAAATCGTCGATATCGTGCGTGCCGCGTTTCCGGCCGACAAGCCGGTCGGAGTACGCGTGTCGGCGACCGATTGGGTCGAAGGCGGCTGGACGCTCGAAGACACGATCGCGTTCGCTCATGAACTGGAAAAGCGCGGCTGTGACTGGATCGATGTGTCGTCCGGCGGGGTGTCGCCGTTGCAGCGCATTCCGCTCGAACCCGGTTATCAGATTCCGTTTGCGAAGGCCGTCAAGCATGCAACCGGCCTCACGACCATCGGCGTCGGGCTCATTACCGACCCGCTGCACGCCGAGCAGCTGATCGAAGCGGGTGACGCTGACCTGATCGCGATAGCGCGCGGCCTGCTGTACAACCCGCGTTGGCCGTGGCACGCAGCCGCGCAACTCGGTGCTACGGTCGAAGCGCCGCCGCAGTACTGGCGCTCGCAACCGCGCGATCAGAAAGCGCTGTTCGGCGACATTTCGTTCGGTCAACGATGA
- a CDS encoding SET domain-containing protein produces the protein MNSRRIVVRRSGVHGKGVFATEPIAAGERLIEYKGERISWKEALRRHPHNPAEPNHTFYFALDNGKVIDGKVNGNSARWINHSCAPNCEAEEIDGHVYVHALRDIAEGEEVFYDYGLVIDARQTKKLKKEYECRCGARKCRGTMLAPPEKGKGGGKSDKAGKGDKSADKPGKSAKKSKKK, from the coding sequence ATGAATTCACGCAGGATCGTCGTGCGCCGTTCCGGTGTACACGGCAAAGGCGTGTTTGCAACCGAGCCGATTGCGGCCGGCGAACGGTTGATCGAATACAAGGGCGAGCGGATCTCCTGGAAGGAAGCGTTGCGCCGTCATCCGCACAATCCGGCTGAACCGAATCACACGTTCTACTTCGCGCTCGACAACGGCAAGGTGATCGACGGCAAGGTGAACGGCAATAGCGCGCGCTGGATCAATCATTCGTGCGCGCCGAACTGCGAAGCCGAGGAAATCGACGGCCACGTGTATGTGCATGCGCTGCGCGATATCGCGGAAGGCGAGGAAGTCTTTTACGACTATGGCCTCGTGATCGACGCGCGTCAGACCAAGAAGCTGAAGAAAGAATACGAATGCCGTTGTGGCGCGCGCAAGTGCCGCGGCACGATGCTGGCTCCGCCGGAGAAGGGCAAGGGCGGCGGCAAGTCGGATAAAGCCGGCAAGGGCGACAAGTCGGCGGACAAGCCGGGCAAGTCGGCGAAGAAATCTAAGAAGAAGTGA
- a CDS encoding MarR family winged helix-turn-helix transcriptional regulator: protein MSEGVYGEQASGRVTHTLLRLSTAMRSQAWEWAEGAGLTPTQGEILVLLMQRKGPMRLGEIARETALTAATTSDAVSTLETKGLVEKRRALDDGRALAVRLTARGRTAAKRATAWPDFLSKAVGTLREDEQAVFYRTLLKTIHQLEAQNTIPPHRMCLSCIHFEPSKNPKRTPHRCTLLAQNMSDTNLRLDCSVYETADLATQKKSWKIFAQ from the coding sequence ATGAGCGAAGGCGTATACGGTGAGCAGGCAAGCGGACGGGTGACCCACACCCTGCTGCGATTGAGCACGGCAATGCGGAGCCAGGCTTGGGAATGGGCGGAAGGCGCAGGCCTCACGCCGACGCAAGGTGAAATTCTGGTGCTGTTGATGCAGCGTAAAGGGCCGATGCGTCTCGGCGAAATTGCGCGCGAAACGGCCTTGACCGCCGCGACGACGAGCGATGCGGTCAGCACGCTCGAAACCAAGGGTCTGGTGGAAAAGCGCCGTGCACTCGACGACGGACGCGCGCTTGCTGTCCGTCTGACCGCGCGTGGCCGTACCGCCGCCAAGCGCGCCACGGCATGGCCGGACTTCCTGAGCAAGGCTGTCGGCACGCTGCGCGAAGACGAGCAGGCGGTTTTCTATCGCACGCTGCTCAAGACCATCCATCAGCTCGAAGCGCAGAACACGATTCCGCCGCATCGCATGTGCCTGAGCTGCATCCATTTCGAACCGAGCAAGAATCCGAAGAGGACGCCGCATCGCTGCACGCTGCTCGCCCAGAACATGTCGGATACCAATCTGCGTCTGGACTGCTCCGTGTATGAAACCGCGGACCTCGCCACCCAGAAGAAAAGCTGGAAAATCTTCGCGCAGTAA
- a CDS encoding glutamine amidotransferase → MNREVLAIRHVHFEDLGSLELELGERGRPVRYLDVGLARIEAPDPVGASLMVILGGPISATDDALYPTLVPLLAMIEKRIAAGLPTLGICLGAQLIARALGARVYPAAQVELGWTPLTLTDAGRASPLRHLDGAHTSMLHWHGDTFDLPANATRLASTPACENQAFAWGDHVLGLQCHPEIRTDRFEPWLIGNASELASHHIDARQLRADTAQFGPTLETAARHMFGEWLDQVDPTS, encoded by the coding sequence ATGAATCGCGAAGTACTGGCCATTCGCCATGTGCATTTCGAGGATCTGGGCAGTCTTGAACTCGAGCTCGGCGAGCGCGGGCGTCCGGTCCGTTATCTCGATGTGGGGCTTGCCCGGATCGAAGCGCCGGATCCGGTCGGCGCGTCGTTGATGGTGATACTCGGCGGACCGATCAGCGCGACCGACGATGCGCTGTATCCGACGCTCGTACCGTTGCTCGCGATGATCGAAAAGCGCATCGCCGCCGGTCTGCCGACGCTCGGCATCTGTCTCGGCGCGCAGCTGATCGCGCGGGCGCTCGGTGCGCGCGTTTATCCCGCGGCACAAGTCGAACTCGGCTGGACGCCGCTGACGCTGACCGATGCCGGCCGCGCATCGCCGCTGCGTCATCTGGATGGCGCGCATACGTCGATGCTGCATTGGCACGGCGACACCTTCGATCTGCCCGCCAACGCGACGCGGTTGGCGTCGACGCCGGCCTGCGAGAACCAGGCATTCGCGTGGGGCGATCATGTGCTGGGCTTGCAGTGTCATCCCGAGATTCGCACCGATCGTTTCGAGCCGTGGCTGATCGGCAATGCCAGTGAGCTGGCCAGTCATCATATCGATGCGCGCCAGTTGCGCGCCGATACCGCGCAATTCGGTCCGACGCTCGAAACCGCCGCGCGGCACATGTTCGGCGAATGGCTCGATCAGGTCGACCCGACCAGCTGA
- a CDS encoding LysR family transcriptional regulator encodes MDLILLRAFITVAREGNLTRAAVQLHLTQPAVSLQIKHLQETLGVTLFTRTSHGLALTRDGQALLPHAERALGAAADVERAAQSLRQEVRGRLRIGTILDPEFLRLGGFLKQLVETWPQIETALRHGMSGWVLEQIRAGELDVGYYIGLPSDDETRDGAAFHAVTLTQFQYRVLAPAGWKDRVKAARDWRALAALPWIWTPPASAHNRLLSRCFGEAGVKPVKVAEVDQEPSMLDLVKSGVGLTLARDATAIAEAHAHALTIVEGITVPTQLSFITLDERKDEPAVAAALKLIEQQWAI; translated from the coding sequence ATGGATCTGATTCTGCTCCGGGCCTTCATCACCGTCGCACGCGAGGGCAACCTCACGCGCGCGGCGGTGCAGCTGCACCTGACTCAACCCGCCGTCAGCCTGCAAATCAAGCACTTGCAGGAGACGCTCGGCGTGACGCTGTTCACGCGGACCTCGCACGGACTCGCGCTGACCCGCGACGGCCAGGCACTGCTGCCGCACGCCGAACGCGCACTCGGCGCGGCGGCCGATGTCGAACGCGCCGCGCAATCGCTGCGCCAGGAAGTGCGCGGACGGCTGCGCATCGGCACGATTCTCGACCCCGAATTTCTGCGGCTCGGCGGCTTCCTGAAGCAGCTCGTCGAGACCTGGCCGCAGATCGAAACCGCGCTGCGCCATGGCATGTCGGGCTGGGTGCTCGAGCAGATCCGCGCGGGCGAGCTCGATGTCGGCTACTACATCGGCCTGCCATCCGACGACGAAACGCGCGACGGCGCCGCGTTCCACGCCGTCACGCTCACCCAGTTCCAGTACCGCGTGCTCGCTCCGGCGGGCTGGAAAGATCGCGTGAAGGCCGCGCGCGACTGGCGCGCGCTCGCCGCGCTGCCGTGGATCTGGACGCCGCCCGCGTCCGCGCACAACCGGCTGCTGTCGCGCTGCTTCGGCGAGGCGGGCGTGAAACCGGTCAAGGTCGCCGAGGTGGATCAGGAGCCGTCGATGCTCGATCTGGTCAAGTCGGGCGTCGGTTTGACGCTGGCGCGCGATGCCACCGCGATCGCCGAGGCGCATGCGCACGCGCTGACGATCGTCGAGGGGATCACGGTGCCGACCCAGCTCAGCTTTATCACGCTCGACGAACGCAAGGACGAGCCGGCGGTTGCCGCCGCGTTGAAACTGATCGAGCAGCAGTGGGCGATTTGA
- a CDS encoding DUF3717 domain-containing protein — translation MSEISIHELEAAINFWRARSPSSGDELVLCKEASALSKPYALLIVQRQQSLSPDRLDPLAKQAWESYVRLNTSL, via the coding sequence ATGTCCGAAATAAGCATTCACGAACTGGAAGCCGCAATCAACTTCTGGCGCGCCCGCTCACCTTCGAGCGGCGACGAACTCGTACTGTGCAAGGAGGCAAGCGCGCTCTCCAAGCCGTATGCGCTGCTGATTGTACAGCGTCAGCAGTCGCTATCGCCGGATCGTTTGGACCCTCTCGCAAAGCAGGCGTGGGAGTCTTACGTTCGACTTAATACTAGCCTGTAG
- the phhA gene encoding phenylalanine 4-monooxygenase, producing the protein MSIASTANTARLKEQFDAGLEIRADFTIDQPLERYGAVDHAVWQQLYTRQTALLEGRVCDEFLAGLTCIGMPADRVPSFDDINAKLMPATGWRIVAVPGLVPDQVFFEHLANRRFPVTWWMRRPDQLDYLQEPDCFHDLFGHVPLLINPVFADYMHAYGRAALAASDAGALPLLARLYWYTVEFGLIRDAASPNGVKIYGAGIVSSKGETLFSQHSAAPNRVGFDLERVMRTRYRIDTFQQTYFVIDDFAQLFGVAQTDFAPLLAKLAAAPAFAAGDVLDTDRVITRGSREGWQTDGDI; encoded by the coding sequence ATGTCCATCGCCAGCACCGCCAATACCGCCCGGCTGAAAGAGCAGTTCGACGCCGGCCTCGAAATCCGTGCCGATTTCACGATCGACCAGCCGCTCGAACGCTACGGCGCGGTCGATCACGCCGTCTGGCAGCAGCTATACACGCGGCAAACCGCGTTGCTCGAAGGCCGCGTGTGCGACGAGTTTCTTGCCGGGCTGACATGCATCGGCATGCCGGCCGACCGGGTGCCCTCGTTCGACGACATCAACGCGAAGCTGATGCCCGCGACCGGCTGGCGCATCGTCGCGGTGCCCGGCCTCGTGCCGGATCAGGTGTTCTTCGAGCATCTCGCGAACCGCCGCTTCCCGGTGACATGGTGGATGCGCCGCCCGGATCAGCTCGATTATCTGCAGGAACCGGACTGCTTCCACGACCTGTTCGGCCACGTGCCGCTGCTGATCAATCCGGTTTTCGCCGACTACATGCACGCGTATGGCCGCGCCGCGCTCGCGGCAAGCGACGCCGGCGCGCTACCGCTGCTCGCGCGGCTTTATTGGTACACAGTGGAGTTCGGCCTGATCCGCGACGCCGCCAGTCCGAACGGCGTCAAGATCTATGGCGCGGGCATCGTATCGAGCAAGGGTGAGACGCTGTTCAGCCAGCACAGCGCGGCGCCGAACCGCGTTGGCTTCGATCTCGAACGCGTGATGCGCACGCGTTATCGGATCGACACGTTCCAGCAGACCTACTTCGTCATCGATGATTTCGCGCAGCTATTTGGTGTCGCGCAAACCGATTTCGCGCCGCTGCTGGCGAAGCTCGCCGCAGCGCCTGCCTTCGCGGCCGGCGATGTATTAGATACCGATCGCGTGATCACGCGTGGCTCGCGCGAAGGCTGGCAAACCGACGGCGATATTTGA
- a CDS encoding 4a-hydroxytetrahydrobiopterin dehydratase, which produces MSAQRGNPMIQKLTSDERVQQLAKLNGWQAVANRDAIQRSFQFADFNEAFGFMTRVAIKAQEMDHHPEWFNVYSKVDITLSTHEASGVTERDIELATFIDSITA; this is translated from the coding sequence GTGTCCGCTCAGCGAGGTAATCCGATGATTCAGAAACTCACGTCCGACGAACGTGTGCAGCAGTTGGCGAAGCTCAACGGCTGGCAGGCCGTCGCGAACCGCGACGCGATCCAGCGCAGCTTCCAGTTCGCCGATTTCAACGAGGCTTTTGGCTTCATGACGCGCGTGGCGATCAAGGCGCAGGAAATGGATCACCACCCCGAGTGGTTCAACGTCTACAGCAAGGTGGACATCACGCTGTCCACGCACGAAGCGAGCGGCGTCACCGAACGTGATATCGAACTTGCGACGTTCATCGACAGTATTACCGCGTAA
- a CDS encoding class IV adenylate cyclase, whose protein sequence is MARNIEIKARAQHFEQLRERAAQLATEAPMIFRQQDFFYDVPRGRLKLRQFDDGTPAELIFYQRDDRDGPKASYYTRSPVTNPEAMHSLLATALTTRGIVTKERHVYLIGRTRIHLDRVDGLGDFVELEVVLAQDDDEEGGHAEAHAMFESLGVSEADLVPVAYVDLLNQQGEPKQAA, encoded by the coding sequence ATGGCACGCAACATCGAAATCAAAGCCCGCGCCCAGCATTTCGAGCAACTGCGCGAGCGCGCGGCGCAACTCGCGACCGAGGCGCCGATGATCTTCCGCCAGCAGGACTTTTTCTACGACGTGCCGCGTGGCCGTCTGAAGTTGCGCCAGTTCGACGACGGCACGCCGGCCGAACTGATCTTCTATCAGCGCGACGATCGCGACGGCCCGAAGGCGTCGTATTACACGCGCAGCCCGGTGACGAACCCGGAAGCGATGCACTCGCTGCTCGCGACCGCGCTGACCACGCGCGGCATCGTGACGAAGGAGCGCCATGTGTATCTGATCGGGCGCACGCGGATTCATCTGGATCGGGTCGACGGTCTCGGCGATTTCGTTGAACTCGAAGTCGTGCTGGCGCAGGACGACGACGAAGAAGGCGGCCACGCCGAAGCGCATGCGATGTTCGAGAGCCTCGGCGTCTCGGAAGCGGACCTGGTGCCGGTTGCCTATGTGGATCTGCTGAATCAGCAAGGCGAGCCGAAGCAGGCGGCATAA
- a CDS encoding Lrp/AsnC family transcriptional regulator encodes MLELDHFDLALLDVLQRFGRATHQQLAEQVPLSPSQIGRRLQRLEQVGVVDGYRVVLRPEKLGLGVTAFTSLKLKHHGDSIIEQFQQQIDVLPEVLECHAVVGDADYLLRIVAPDLNYLSTFVMKKLMRVPGVDSVRSNIVLTTFKRNGPLPLGHLAPGTAAG; translated from the coding sequence ATGCTGGAACTCGATCACTTCGATCTCGCGCTGCTCGACGTGCTGCAGCGCTTCGGCCGCGCCACGCATCAACAGTTGGCCGAGCAGGTGCCGTTGTCGCCGTCGCAGATCGGGCGGCGCTTGCAGCGGCTGGAGCAGGTGGGTGTCGTGGACGGCTATCGGGTTGTGCTGCGGCCGGAAAAGCTCGGCCTCGGCGTCACCGCTTTCACGAGCCTGAAGTTGAAGCATCACGGCGATTCGATCATCGAGCAGTTCCAGCAGCAGATCGACGTGCTGCCTGAAGTGCTCGAGTGTCATGCGGTGGTCGGCGACGCCGATTATCTGTTGCGTATCGTCGCGCCGGATCTGAATTACCTGTCCACCTTCGTGATGAAAAAGCTGATGCGCGTGCCGGGTGTCGACAGCGTGCGCTCGAATATCGTGCTGACCACGTTCAAACGCAACGGGCCGTTGCCGCTGGGGCATCTTGCGCCGGGAACGGCGGCGGGTTGA
- a CDS encoding sensor histidine kinase, which produces MPQPAANSLRRTLLRRLAAPLSLLALMSGLIAYWLAWQYTQHVVDRSLADLATAISKQIQIAGPEAPITVPPLAQAMFSDPVEHLVYRISTGDKEIAGDHELPLQGTNVRRMHYAYVFETQHQGVTVRVAQVRVDQPTGNPIVVEVGQPVHHRFRIAAEFLVAIMMPLLLLLLAGWVIVWRVVNQQLNPLTALADSLNRQTHTSLEPVDETYVPVEIRPLTGALNALLDRLKTALEAQRKFIADAAHQLRTPLTAVKLHAEQAVVARDPQQVLVAVRELRAAADRAVRLSNQLLSLARAEPGEQAARFVTIDMAALAFDTGAEWVPRALAVRVDLGFQRLDDPSNDHPLMARGNPVLLREVIANLLDNALKYVPPSRLDGGRITVTVSQTLADDVRIAEIVVEDNGPGVPCSQQADLFKRFFRGDGQSDAGVDGGAGLGLAIVHDIMVLHHGSVHYEDAPDGGARFIVRIPLLPASATAGISTAPDTRRTAKKPAHSAPVDL; this is translated from the coding sequence ATGCCCCAGCCGGCCGCTAATAGTCTGCGCCGCACGCTGCTGCGGCGCCTCGCTGCTCCCCTTTCGCTGCTCGCGCTGATGAGCGGCCTGATCGCCTACTGGCTCGCCTGGCAGTACACGCAGCATGTCGTCGACCGTTCGCTTGCGGACCTCGCGACCGCGATCTCCAAACAGATCCAGATTGCCGGACCGGAAGCGCCGATCACGGTGCCGCCGCTCGCGCAGGCGATGTTCTCGGACCCGGTCGAGCATCTGGTCTACCGGATCAGCACCGGCGACAAGGAAATCGCCGGTGACCACGAGCTGCCGCTGCAAGGCACCAACGTGCGCCGCATGCACTACGCGTACGTATTCGAGACGCAGCATCAGGGCGTGACCGTGCGCGTCGCTCAGGTGCGGGTCGATCAGCCGACCGGCAACCCGATCGTCGTCGAAGTGGGTCAGCCCGTGCATCACCGCTTTCGCATCGCCGCCGAGTTTCTGGTCGCGATCATGATGCCGTTGCTGTTGCTGCTGCTGGCCGGCTGGGTGATCGTGTGGCGAGTCGTCAATCAGCAGCTCAATCCGCTGACCGCACTCGCGGATTCATTGAACCGGCAAACTCACACGTCGCTCGAACCGGTCGACGAAACCTATGTTCCGGTCGAAATCCGTCCGCTTACCGGCGCGCTGAACGCGCTGCTCGACCGGCTGAAAACCGCGCTCGAAGCACAGCGCAAGTTCATCGCCGATGCCGCGCATCAATTGCGCACGCCGCTGACCGCGGTGAAGTTGCACGCGGAGCAGGCAGTCGTCGCGCGCGATCCGCAGCAGGTGCTGGTCGCCGTACGCGAGCTGCGCGCCGCGGCCGATCGCGCGGTGCGGCTGTCGAATCAGCTATTGTCGCTCGCACGCGCGGAGCCAGGTGAGCAGGCCGCGCGCTTCGTCACCATCGACATGGCCGCGCTCGCATTCGATACCGGCGCTGAATGGGTGCCGCGCGCGCTTGCCGTGCGTGTCGACCTCGGTTTTCAGCGCCTCGACGATCCGTCGAACGATCATCCGTTGATGGCGCGCGGCAACCCGGTGCTGTTGCGCGAGGTGATCGCGAATCTGCTCGATAACGCGCTCAAGTATGTGCCTCCATCGCGCCTGGACGGTGGACGCATCACGGTGACGGTTTCGCAGACACTGGCCGACGATGTGCGCATCGCTGAGATCGTCGTCGAAGACAACGGGCCGGGTGTGCCGTGTTCGCAGCAGGCGGATCTGTTCAAGCGGTTTTTCCGCGGCGACGGACAGAGCGATGCCGGTGTCGACGGTGGCGCGGGTCTCGGCCTCGCGATCGTCCACGACATCATGGTGCTGCATCACGGCAGCGTGCATTACGAAGATGCGCCGGATGGCGGCGCACGCTTCATCGTGCGGATTCCGCTGCTGCCGGCCAGTGCGACGGCGGGTATCAGCACCGCTCCCGATACACGGCGGACGGCAAAAAAACCGGCGCACTCGGCGCCGGTGGATTTATAG
- a CDS encoding response regulator, translating into MRLLLIEDDRPIARGIQSSLEQAGFTVDMVHDGIFAEQALTQNRHELVILDLGLPGIDGMTLLSRFRQSNRHTPVIILTARDELNDRVQGLNSGADDYMLKPFEPAELEARIRAVMRRSGPHGDMPRPEVSLGGVRLSGVDRRIFNDDKPLELSPREFAVLEMLLLRHGRVVSKAQLQDHLTHFGGDLGDTAIEVYVHRVRKKLESCRVEIVTVRGFGYLLQEIRQAA; encoded by the coding sequence ATGCGACTCCTTCTGATCGAAGATGACCGCCCCATCGCACGCGGCATCCAAAGCAGTCTCGAACAAGCCGGCTTCACCGTCGACATGGTCCATGACGGCATCTTTGCCGAACAGGCCCTCACGCAAAACCGCCACGAGCTGGTGATCCTCGACCTGGGTCTGCCCGGTATCGACGGCATGACGCTGCTCTCGCGCTTTCGCCAGAGCAACCGCCACACACCGGTGATCATCCTGACCGCGCGCGACGAATTGAACGACCGCGTGCAGGGCCTTAATTCGGGCGCCGACGACTACATGCTGAAGCCGTTCGAACCCGCCGAACTCGAAGCGCGCATTCGCGCGGTGATGCGCCGCAGCGGACCGCATGGCGACATGCCGCGTCCGGAAGTGTCCCTAGGCGGGGTGCGCCTGTCGGGCGTCGATCGCCGCATCTTCAACGACGACAAGCCGCTCGAACTGTCGCCGCGCGAATTCGCGGTGCTCGAAATGCTGTTGCTGCGTCATGGCCGCGTGGTCAGCAAGGCGCAACTGCAGGATCACCTGACGCACTTCGGCGGCGATCTCGGCGATACCGCGATCGAAGTCTACGTGCATCGCGTGCGCAAGAAACTCGAGAGCTGCCGTGTCGAAATCGTCACCGTGCGTGGCTTTGGCTATCTGTTGCAGGAAATCCGCCAGGCCGCGTGA